From Myxococcus stipitatus, one genomic window encodes:
- a CDS encoding DUF1285 domain-containing protein, translating into MQPPTGQPPPGKRWHTREDSGIRLDASLRWWHDDEPILHPKIIELFNASLVLDDAGRYQLRIGNDWCFVQVADAAYEVRTVDVTPDERVSIRLSDRTAEALDPTSLLVESDGVLACRVKQGRAKARFSRDAQYQLGQLLEQGPDGGLLLCAGERRLPVALSLDALAASV; encoded by the coding sequence GCACACCCGCGAGGACAGCGGCATCCGCCTCGATGCCTCCCTGCGCTGGTGGCATGACGACGAGCCCATCCTCCATCCGAAAATCATCGAGCTCTTCAATGCCTCGCTCGTCCTCGACGACGCGGGCCGCTACCAGCTGCGCATCGGGAATGACTGGTGCTTCGTGCAGGTGGCGGACGCGGCCTACGAGGTCCGCACGGTCGATGTCACCCCGGACGAGCGCGTCTCCATCCGCTTGAGTGACCGCACCGCCGAGGCGCTGGACCCCACCTCCCTGCTGGTGGAGTCCGACGGCGTGCTCGCCTGTCGCGTGAAGCAGGGGAGGGCCAAGGCGCGCTTCTCCCGCGATGCGCAGTACCAGCTCGGCCAGCTGCTGGAGCAGGGACCCGACGGCGGCCTCCTGCTGTGCGCTGGCGAGCGGCGGCTCCCCGTGGCCCTCTCCCTCGACGCGCTCGCCGCGTCCGTCTAG